Proteins from a single region of Nocardiopsis dassonvillei subsp. dassonvillei DSM 43111:
- a CDS encoding branched-chain amino acid aminotransferase, which yields MNNDTTTSGLTFDIQLSDRRKTPQEREALLESPGFGKVFTDHMVSIHYTEGKGWHDAKLEPYGPLSLDPATAALHYAQEIFEGLKAYRHPDGSLASFRPESNAARFNRSAARMAMPELPEELFLKSIELLLEHDGDWVPTKEDFSLYLRPFMVATDVGLGVNHPSRSYVYLLIASPVGSYFSGGVQPVTVWLSRDYTRAAPGGTGAAKFAGNYAASFLAQAQAVEQGCDQVVWLDAREHRWVEEMGGMNLWFVFGSGENARLRTPPLTGTLLPGITRESLLTLAPDLGIPAEEAPISTDEWREAAESGELTEVFACGTAAVITPVGRVKGDDGEFTVGDGTPGPVTMRLREELVGIQTGLRADKHDWITRF from the coding sequence ATGAACAACGACACCACCACAAGCGGGTTGACGTTCGACATCCAGCTCTCCGACAGGCGGAAGACCCCGCAGGAACGAGAGGCGCTGCTGGAGAGTCCCGGGTTCGGCAAGGTGTTCACCGACCACATGGTGAGCATCCACTACACCGAGGGGAAGGGGTGGCACGACGCTAAGCTGGAGCCGTACGGCCCGCTGAGCCTGGACCCGGCCACCGCCGCCCTCCACTACGCCCAGGAGATCTTCGAGGGCCTCAAGGCCTACCGGCACCCCGACGGCTCGCTCGCCTCCTTCCGCCCCGAGTCCAACGCGGCCCGCTTCAACCGCAGCGCGGCGCGCATGGCGATGCCCGAGCTCCCCGAGGAGCTCTTCCTGAAGTCCATCGAACTCCTCCTGGAGCACGACGGCGACTGGGTGCCGACCAAGGAGGACTTCAGCCTGTACCTGCGCCCGTTCATGGTCGCCACCGACGTCGGCCTGGGCGTCAACCACCCGTCCCGCTCCTACGTCTACCTGCTGATCGCCTCGCCGGTCGGCTCCTACTTCTCGGGCGGCGTCCAGCCGGTGACGGTGTGGCTGTCCAGGGACTACACGCGCGCCGCGCCGGGCGGCACGGGCGCGGCCAAGTTCGCGGGCAACTACGCGGCGAGCTTCCTCGCCCAGGCGCAGGCGGTGGAGCAGGGCTGCGACCAGGTGGTCTGGCTCGACGCCCGCGAGCACCGCTGGGTCGAGGAGATGGGCGGCATGAACCTGTGGTTCGTGTTCGGCTCGGGTGAGAACGCGCGTCTGCGCACGCCCCCGCTGACCGGGACCCTGCTGCCGGGCATCACCCGCGAGTCGCTGCTGACCCTGGCCCCCGACCTCGGCATCCCGGCCGAGGAGGCGCCCATCTCCACCGACGAGTGGCGTGAGGCGGCCGAGTCCGGCGAGCTCACCGAGGTGTTCGCCTGCGGCACCGCGGCCGTCATCACCCCCGTCGGCCGGGTCAAGGGCGACGACGGCGAGTTCACCGTCGGCGACGGCACCCCGGGCCCGGTCACCATGCGCCTGCGCGAGGAGCTGGTGGGCATCCAGACGGGTCTGCGCGCCGACAAGCACGACTGGATCACCCGGTTCTGA
- the cimA gene encoding citramalate synthase, with protein sequence MRDDSFHVFDTTLRDGAQREGINLRVSDKLAIAKLLDDFGVAFIEGGWPGANPKDTEFFQRASRELTLEHAQLTAFGATRRAGVRAADDPQVAALRDSGAPVVTLVAKSDDRHVERALRTTLDENLAMIADTVSHLSEHGQRVFVDCEHFFDGYLHNPDHALDVVRAAAGAGADVVVLCDTNGGMLPTDVTRIVTEVREATGARLGIHAQDDTGCAVANTLAAVDAGATHVQCTANGYGERVGNANLFSVVGALTLKRGQEVLPEGCLAEMTRVATAIAEIVNLTPDTHQPYVGVSAFAHKAGLHASAIKVDPDLYQHTDPALVGNAMRMLVSDMAGRASIELKAKELGLDLSGDRALSGRAVERVKGLELSGYSFEAADASLDLLLREELGQPVRYFDTESWRVITERRPRAGSSPLASDYESLTEATVKLRVKGERVIATAEGNGPVNALDRALRSAMEGVYTALAGLELTDYKVRILEGSSGTNAITRILITFSDGVGEWTTVGVGPNVVDASWVALEQAVTYGLLRQGYPQG encoded by the coding sequence ATGAGGGACGACAGTTTCCACGTCTTCGACACCACGCTGCGCGACGGGGCCCAGCGCGAGGGGATCAACCTGCGGGTCTCCGACAAGCTGGCCATCGCCAAGCTGCTGGACGACTTCGGGGTGGCGTTCATCGAGGGAGGGTGGCCGGGGGCCAACCCCAAGGACACCGAGTTCTTCCAGCGGGCTTCACGAGAGCTGACGCTGGAGCACGCGCAACTCACCGCGTTCGGCGCGACCCGCCGTGCCGGTGTGCGGGCCGCCGACGACCCACAGGTGGCCGCACTGCGCGACAGCGGCGCACCGGTCGTCACCCTTGTCGCCAAGAGTGACGACCGGCACGTCGAGCGCGCGCTGCGCACGACCCTCGACGAGAACCTCGCCATGATCGCCGACACGGTGTCCCACCTGAGCGAACACGGCCAGCGCGTATTCGTGGACTGCGAGCACTTCTTCGACGGATACCTCCACAACCCCGACCACGCGCTCGACGTGGTCCGCGCCGCCGCCGGGGCCGGTGCCGACGTCGTCGTCCTGTGCGACACCAACGGCGGCATGCTCCCCACCGACGTCACCCGTATCGTCACCGAGGTCCGCGAGGCCACCGGCGCACGCCTGGGCATCCACGCCCAGGACGACACCGGCTGCGCCGTCGCCAACACCCTCGCCGCCGTGGACGCGGGCGCCACCCACGTACAGTGCACCGCCAACGGCTACGGCGAGCGGGTCGGCAACGCCAACCTCTTCTCCGTGGTCGGCGCGCTCACGCTCAAGCGCGGCCAGGAGGTCCTCCCTGAGGGCTGCCTGGCCGAGATGACCCGCGTGGCCACCGCCATCGCCGAGATCGTCAACCTCACCCCCGACACGCACCAGCCCTACGTGGGGGTGTCGGCCTTCGCGCACAAGGCGGGGCTGCACGCCTCCGCGATCAAGGTCGACCCCGACCTGTACCAGCACACGGACCCCGCGCTGGTCGGCAACGCCATGCGCATGCTCGTCTCCGACATGGCCGGGCGGGCCTCCATCGAACTCAAGGCCAAGGAGTTGGGCCTGGACCTGTCCGGAGACCGCGCCCTGTCGGGGCGGGCCGTGGAGCGGGTCAAGGGCCTGGAGCTGTCGGGCTACAGCTTCGAGGCCGCCGACGCCTCCCTGGACCTGCTGCTGCGCGAGGAACTGGGGCAGCCGGTCCGCTACTTCGACACCGAGTCCTGGCGCGTCATCACCGAACGCCGACCCCGGGCCGGGTCCAGCCCCCTGGCCAGCGACTACGAGAGCCTCACCGAGGCCACCGTCAAACTGCGGGTCAAGGGCGAACGCGTGATCGCCACCGCGGAGGGCAACGGCCCCGTCAACGCCCTGGACCGGGCGCTGCGCAGCGCCATGGAGGGCGTGTACACCGCGCTGGCCGGGCTGGAGCTGACCGACTACAAGGTCCGCATCCTGGAGGGCAGCTCCGGCACCAACGCCATCACCCGCATCCTCATCACCTTCAGCGACGGGGTGGGGGAGTGGACCACGGTGGGCGTGGGCCCCAACGTCGTCGACGCGTCCTGGGTCGCCCTCGAACAGGCCGTCACCTACGGGCTCCTGCGCCAGGGCTACCCGCAGGGCTGA
- a CDS encoding DUF3152 domain-containing protein, which translates to MGLALGLCLVSGASTVLMVSVPGSGPDFGEPAETSATGPVGDGVPEEGGDRRTSAEDRDSAGGAAAPEAGSSAERAGEEEAPLLLRSVEEEVESADGEFSVLEGESDVMGDGPVTTFAVEVEKGLPGESEDFAAAVEEILGDPRSWGDDGERAMQRVDGDDADVRVLLAAPDTVDRLCAPLNTDGYVSCANGNRAIINQNRWVSGVPHFEDDLETYRIYLINHEVGHTLGHGHVDCPGEGEPAPVMQQQTLGLQGCEPNGWVHPENGSGD; encoded by the coding sequence ATGGGTCTGGCGCTGGGTCTGTGCCTGGTCTCCGGGGCCTCCACCGTGCTCATGGTGAGCGTGCCCGGTTCCGGACCCGACTTCGGAGAGCCCGCCGAGACCTCCGCGACGGGGCCGGTCGGCGACGGGGTCCCCGAGGAGGGCGGCGACCGGCGCACCTCCGCGGAGGACCGGGACTCGGCGGGCGGGGCCGCCGCGCCCGAAGCGGGCTCCTCCGCCGAGCGGGCCGGGGAGGAAGAGGCCCCGCTGCTGCTCCGCTCCGTGGAGGAGGAGGTCGAGAGCGCTGACGGCGAGTTCTCCGTGCTGGAGGGCGAGAGCGACGTCATGGGCGACGGCCCGGTGACCACCTTCGCCGTGGAGGTCGAGAAGGGGCTGCCCGGGGAGTCCGAGGACTTCGCGGCCGCCGTGGAGGAGATCCTGGGCGACCCGCGCAGCTGGGGCGACGACGGGGAGCGCGCGATGCAGCGGGTGGACGGCGACGACGCCGACGTCCGCGTGCTGCTGGCGGCCCCGGACACCGTGGACCGGCTGTGCGCCCCGCTGAACACCGACGGGTACGTGTCCTGCGCGAACGGGAACCGGGCGATCATCAACCAGAACCGCTGGGTGTCGGGCGTCCCCCACTTCGAGGACGACCTGGAGACCTACCGGATCTACCTGATCAACCACGAGGTGGGCCACACCCTGGGCCACGGCCACGTGGACTGCCCCGGCGAGGGGGAGCCGGCCCCGGTGATGCAGCAGCAGACCCTGGGCCTCCAGGGGTGCGAGCCCAACGGCTGGGTCCACCCCGAGAACGGCTCCGGGGACTGA
- a CDS encoding fumarylacetoacetate hydrolase family protein — protein MRIARFASGDEVGFGLVEKDSDTGEEFVARLSGHPLIGDIQLTGERAKLSDVRLLSPVLPTKVVCIGKNYADHVAEMKDVTGESTDEPVVFLKPSTAVTGPRDPIFRPAVSERVDYEGELAIVISRPCREVPRERAKDVIFGYTVANDVTARDLQKKDKQWTRAKGFDSFCPIGPWITTGMSIEEAQDLAVTTTVDGQTRQDGRTSQFIHDIPDIIAYVTSFMTLLPGDVVLTGTPAGVGPVEVGQEVAVTVERLGTITNRVVARD, from the coding sequence GTGCGCATCGCGCGGTTCGCGTCCGGTGACGAGGTCGGGTTCGGCCTGGTAGAGAAGGATTCCGACACCGGGGAGGAGTTCGTCGCCCGGCTGAGCGGCCACCCCCTCATCGGCGACATCCAGCTGACCGGCGAGCGGGCCAAGCTCTCCGACGTCCGGCTGCTGTCGCCGGTGCTGCCGACCAAGGTGGTCTGCATCGGCAAGAACTACGCGGACCACGTCGCGGAGATGAAGGACGTCACGGGGGAGTCCACCGACGAGCCCGTCGTCTTCCTCAAGCCCTCCACCGCCGTGACCGGGCCCCGCGACCCGATCTTCCGCCCCGCCGTCTCCGAGCGGGTGGACTACGAGGGCGAGCTGGCCATCGTCATCTCCCGCCCCTGCCGCGAGGTGCCGCGCGAGCGCGCCAAGGACGTCATCTTCGGCTACACCGTCGCCAACGACGTCACCGCCCGCGACCTGCAGAAGAAGGACAAGCAGTGGACGCGGGCCAAGGGCTTCGACTCCTTCTGCCCCATCGGCCCCTGGATCACCACCGGGATGAGCATCGAGGAGGCACAGGACCTGGCCGTCACCACCACCGTGGACGGCCAGACGCGCCAGGACGGGCGCACGTCGCAGTTCATCCACGACATCCCGGACATCATCGCCTACGTCACGTCCTTCATGACGCTGCTCCCCGGTGACGTGGTCCTCACCGGAACCCCCGCCGGGGTGGGTCCGGTCGAGGTCGGCCAGGAGGTCGCGGTCACGGTGGAGCGGTTGGGCACGATCACCAACCGCGTGGTGGCCCGCGACTGA
- a CDS encoding GDSL-type esterase/lipase family protein, with protein MTIPRRRRTGALVLAGALALVLLAGGTAYWTAARTDDGGTGTPTGGPVSEPHRIMLAGDSMTQGANGDRTWRYHLWNHLSPHVEELDFVGPYSDPASRDMILPVPTAEDEATPSPDGDPAGDYREDGADGTAPEPGPSAPGERIPQDGAVWPGADGDPDTAEYRDPDFDQDHNALWGRTLRDASSSIREDVRVHRPDVLCVMLGVNDLLWPVTMEEMEYRLRGYVEAAREANPHLRVVLAETVPIALAESDEGFALRVYAYNVLIREVAADMSTERSPVISLDVAGGEDWDPAADTYDGTHPNARGEVKIAAAFADALAEGYGIGRPYPRPLPTASAGE; from the coding sequence TTGACCATCCCCCGACGCCGCCGCACCGGTGCCCTCGTCCTCGCCGGTGCGCTCGCCCTCGTGCTCCTGGCCGGGGGAACCGCCTACTGGACGGCCGCGCGCACCGACGACGGCGGCACCGGCACACCGACAGGGGGACCCGTGAGCGAACCGCACCGCATCATGCTGGCGGGAGACTCGATGACCCAGGGCGCCAACGGCGACCGGACCTGGCGCTACCACCTGTGGAACCACCTCTCCCCGCACGTGGAGGAGTTGGACTTCGTCGGCCCCTACAGCGACCCCGCGAGCCGCGACATGATCCTGCCGGTCCCCACCGCTGAGGACGAGGCGACGCCGAGCCCGGACGGCGACCCCGCCGGGGACTACCGGGAGGACGGCGCCGACGGGACCGCTCCCGAGCCGGGCCCCTCCGCTCCCGGTGAGCGGATACCGCAGGACGGTGCCGTCTGGCCCGGCGCGGACGGCGACCCGGACACCGCCGAGTACCGGGACCCCGACTTCGACCAGGACCACAACGCCCTGTGGGGCCGCACCCTGCGCGACGCCTCCTCCTCCATCCGGGAGGACGTCCGCGTCCACCGCCCGGACGTGCTGTGCGTCATGCTCGGCGTGAACGACCTGCTGTGGCCGGTCACGATGGAGGAGATGGAGTACCGGCTGCGCGGCTACGTGGAGGCGGCGCGCGAGGCCAACCCGCACCTGCGCGTCGTGCTCGCCGAGACCGTGCCCATCGCCCTGGCCGAGTCCGACGAGGGCTTCGCCCTGCGCGTGTACGCCTACAACGTCCTGATCCGCGAGGTCGCCGCCGACATGTCCACGGAGCGCTCGCCGGTGATCAGCCTGGACGTGGCGGGCGGCGAGGACTGGGACCCGGCAGCCGACACCTACGACGGCACCCACCCCAACGCGCGCGGGGAGGTCAAGATCGCCGCGGCCTTCGCCGACGCCCTCGCGGAGGGCTACGGGATCGGGCGCCCCTACCCGCGCCCGCTCCCCACGGCCTCCGCGGGGGAGTGA
- the gltX gene encoding glutamate--tRNA ligase, with the protein MTETSIRTRFAPSPTGMFHVGGARSALFNWALAQQRPEGRMVLRVEDTDAARNRPEWTEGIIRALAWLGIGEEDPHFEGPYFQSEYADKHRETAQELYKNGRAYYCDCTREQVQERRDNPNLGYDGFCRDRNLAPGPGRALRFRVPEGGPTVVDDRIRGRVEFEHSAIEDFVIARADGSPLFVLANVVDDVEMRITHVVRGEEHLSNTPKQQLLWEALGLTPPVWAHLPVIVNEQRKKLSKRRDKVALESYQEEGYLPEAMVNYLMLLGWAPGDDREIMPWSQMQPLFRVEDVNSSSAFFDEKKLRAFNGEYIRELSAEEFVERCQPWLTGDAAPWDPADYDPAVFAAVAPLAQSRVAVLSEIVPNVDFLFLREPVEDEKSWAKAMKPGVGREMLQAALARFADPELPWAAEDLKAATEEVGASLGLKLGKAQAPVRVAVTGRTVGLPLFESLELLGRERVQERLTAALAKLDAQDGPAGS; encoded by the coding sequence GTGACTGAGACTTCGATTCGTACCCGCTTCGCCCCGTCCCCCACGGGCATGTTCCACGTCGGCGGCGCGCGCTCCGCGCTGTTCAACTGGGCGCTGGCACAGCAGCGGCCCGAGGGCCGCATGGTGCTGCGCGTCGAGGACACCGACGCCGCACGCAACCGCCCCGAGTGGACCGAGGGCATCATCCGCGCGCTGGCCTGGCTGGGCATCGGCGAGGAGGACCCGCACTTCGAGGGCCCCTACTTCCAGTCGGAGTACGCGGACAAGCACCGCGAGACCGCGCAGGAGCTGTACAAGAACGGCCGCGCCTACTACTGCGACTGCACCCGCGAGCAGGTGCAGGAGCGGCGCGACAACCCCAACCTGGGCTACGACGGCTTCTGCCGGGACCGGAACCTGGCGCCCGGCCCGGGCCGGGCGCTGCGCTTCCGCGTGCCCGAGGGCGGCCCCACCGTCGTGGACGACCGGATCCGCGGCCGCGTGGAGTTCGAGCACTCCGCCATCGAGGACTTCGTGATCGCCCGCGCCGACGGCTCGCCGCTGTTCGTACTGGCCAACGTCGTCGACGACGTCGAGATGCGCATCACCCACGTCGTCCGCGGCGAGGAGCACCTGTCCAACACCCCCAAGCAGCAGTTGCTGTGGGAGGCGCTGGGGCTGACCCCGCCGGTGTGGGCGCACCTGCCGGTCATCGTCAACGAACAGCGCAAGAAGCTCTCCAAGCGCCGGGACAAGGTCGCCCTGGAGTCCTACCAGGAGGAGGGCTACCTGCCGGAGGCGATGGTCAACTACCTCATGCTGCTGGGCTGGGCGCCGGGCGACGACCGCGAGATCATGCCGTGGTCGCAGATGCAGCCGCTGTTCCGGGTGGAGGACGTCAACAGCTCCAGCGCCTTCTTCGACGAGAAGAAGCTGCGCGCCTTCAACGGCGAGTACATCCGCGAGCTCTCCGCCGAGGAGTTCGTCGAGCGCTGCCAGCCGTGGCTGACCGGCGACGCGGCCCCGTGGGACCCGGCCGACTACGACCCGGCGGTCTTCGCCGCCGTCGCCCCGCTCGCGCAGAGCCGCGTGGCGGTACTCAGCGAGATCGTGCCGAACGTGGACTTCCTCTTCCTGCGCGAGCCCGTGGAGGACGAGAAGAGCTGGGCCAAGGCCATGAAGCCGGGCGTGGGGCGGGAGATGCTCCAGGCCGCCCTGGCGCGCTTCGCCGACCCGGAGCTGCCGTGGGCCGCCGAGGACCTCAAGGCCGCCACCGAGGAGGTGGGCGCCTCTCTGGGCCTGAAGCTGGGCAAGGCGCAGGCCCCCGTGCGCGTCGCGGTCACCGGCCGCACCGTCGGCCTGCCGCTGTTCGAGTCGCTGGAGCTGCTCGGCCGCGAGCGCGTCCAGGAGCGGCTGACCGCGGCCCTGGCGAAGCTGGACGCACAGGACGGCCCCGCCGGGTCCTGA
- a CDS encoding helix-turn-helix transcriptional regulator gives MAEYEFVFVVDGFDLDDHDTVQALSESFDALVSSWHGSLRLSVAALGPDAVTAARSLVERVHVTVPGVRIVRLDRELVGISDIAEITGRSRQNVDQWVRGQRHDGVPFPAPEAAVGRSLVWLWSEVNAWLRGIGLDDGQLRPTRTEMSEIDWLLQTSRKVELALVRHANSPDARRVARLLAAHARTTREFIHYLVKNPRVRDARGRYTVLVCSPRDEAVDVFRRLEAFEHPVVLATVTNRIHALVMVDGEGERGDATELVPGMTVRDWLGMIALSPESEFTVASEGASTKTAPITARSPMDLVGA, from the coding sequence ATGGCCGAGTACGAGTTCGTCTTCGTCGTGGACGGGTTCGACCTGGACGACCACGACACCGTCCAGGCCCTCAGCGAGAGCTTCGACGCCCTCGTCTCCTCCTGGCACGGGTCCCTGCGCCTGTCCGTGGCCGCGCTCGGCCCGGACGCGGTCACGGCGGCCAGGTCGCTGGTGGAGCGCGTCCACGTGACGGTGCCCGGCGTGCGGATCGTCCGCCTCGACCGGGAGCTGGTCGGGATCTCCGACATCGCCGAGATCACCGGTAGGAGCAGGCAGAACGTCGACCAGTGGGTCCGCGGGCAGCGGCACGACGGCGTCCCCTTCCCCGCGCCCGAGGCGGCCGTGGGCCGATCCCTGGTGTGGCTGTGGTCCGAGGTCAACGCGTGGCTGCGCGGGATCGGCCTGGACGACGGTCAGCTGCGGCCCACGCGGACGGAGATGTCCGAGATCGACTGGCTGCTCCAGACCTCGCGCAAGGTCGAGCTCGCCCTGGTCCGCCACGCCAACAGCCCCGACGCGCGCCGGGTGGCCAGGCTGCTGGCCGCGCACGCCCGCACCACGCGCGAGTTCATCCACTACCTGGTGAAGAACCCGCGGGTGCGCGACGCCCGCGGCCGCTACACGGTGCTGGTCTGCTCGCCCCGGGACGAGGCGGTGGACGTCTTCCGCAGGCTGGAGGCGTTCGAGCACCCGGTCGTGCTCGCCACGGTGACCAACCGCATCCACGCCCTGGTCATGGTCGACGGGGAGGGTGAGCGCGGTGACGCGACCGAGCTGGTGCCCGGGATGACCGTGCGCGACTGGCTGGGGATGATCGCCCTGTCGCCCGAGAGCGAGTTCACCGTCGCGTCGGAGGGCGCGTCCACCAAGACCGCGCCCATCACCGCGCGGTCGCCGATGGACCTCGTCGGCGCCTGA
- a CDS encoding IclR family transcriptional regulator: MSVLDALESGPASLAQLVQITGLARPTAHRLAVALERHRMVTRDSQGRFVLGPRLGELSIATGEDRLLAVASPVLVQLRDLTGESAQLYRRQGDLRVCVAASERSSGLRDTVPVGSELPMNAGSAAQVLLAWEDSDRIRRSLLGARFTAASLAQVRRRRWAQSVAEREQGVASVSAPVSGPGGRVIAAVSVSGPIERLTRSPGRIHSQAVLSAAEKISESLHSYEGAH; the protein is encoded by the coding sequence ATGTCCGTCCTCGACGCCCTGGAGTCGGGACCGGCGTCCCTGGCCCAGTTGGTACAGATCACCGGTCTGGCCCGGCCGACGGCCCACCGGCTGGCGGTGGCGCTGGAGCGCCACCGCATGGTCACCCGCGACAGCCAGGGGCGCTTCGTGCTGGGCCCGCGCCTGGGTGAGCTGTCGATAGCGACCGGCGAGGACCGGCTGCTGGCCGTGGCCTCCCCCGTCCTGGTGCAGCTGCGCGACCTGACCGGGGAGAGCGCGCAGCTCTACCGCCGCCAGGGGGACCTGCGGGTGTGCGTGGCCGCCTCCGAGCGCAGCAGCGGGCTGCGCGACACGGTCCCGGTCGGCAGCGAGTTGCCCATGAACGCCGGTTCGGCCGCCCAGGTACTGCTGGCCTGGGAGGACTCCGACCGCATCCGCCGCTCCCTGCTGGGGGCGCGGTTCACGGCGGCCAGCCTGGCCCAGGTGCGCCGCCGCAGATGGGCCCAGAGCGTGGCCGAGCGCGAGCAGGGCGTGGCGTCGGTGTCCGCGCCGGTGTCGGGCCCCGGGGGGCGCGTGATCGCCGCCGTGTCGGTGTCGGGCCCCATAGAGCGCCTGACCCGCTCCCCCGGCCGCATCCACTCCCAGGCGGTCCTGTCGGCGGCGGAGAAGATCAGCGAGTCCCTGCACAGCTACGAGGGCGCGCACTAG
- the leuC gene encoding 3-isopropylmalate dehydratase large subunit produces MARTMAEKVWEEHVVRRADGEPDLLYIDLHLVHEVTSPQAFEGLRLAGRSVRRPDLTIATEDHNVPTQDLLAPIADPVSRKQVETLRKNCSDFGVRLHPMGDIEQGVVHVVGPQLGLTQPGMTIVCGDSHTSTHGAFGALAFGIGTSQVEHVLATQTLPMAPFKTMAVTVNGTLRPGVSAKDVILAVIAKIGTGGGQGYVIEYRGEAIEALSMEARMTVCNMSIEAGARAGMIAPDQTTFDYIRGRAHAPQGEDFDAAVEHWKSLRTDEGAVFDAEVVLDADELSPFVTWGTNPGQGVPLDASVPDPASFEDPSARAAAEKALAYMDLAAGTPMREVSVDTVFLGSCTNGRIEDLRAAAEIIRGRRVAEGVRMLVVPGSMRVKEQANEEGLGRVFEEAGAEWREAGCSMCLGMNPDQLKPGERSASTSNRNFEGRQGRGGRTHLVSPQVAAATAVRGTLSSPADLAAL; encoded by the coding sequence ATGGCACGCACGATGGCCGAGAAGGTCTGGGAGGAGCACGTCGTCCGGCGTGCCGACGGCGAGCCGGACCTGCTCTACATCGACCTCCACCTCGTCCACGAGGTGACCAGCCCGCAGGCCTTCGAGGGCCTGCGCCTGGCGGGCCGGTCCGTGCGCCGCCCGGACCTGACCATCGCCACCGAGGACCACAACGTCCCCACCCAGGACCTGCTGGCCCCCATCGCCGATCCGGTCTCCCGCAAGCAGGTCGAGACGCTGCGCAAGAACTGCTCCGACTTCGGCGTGCGGCTGCACCCGATGGGCGACATCGAGCAGGGCGTGGTGCACGTGGTCGGCCCCCAGCTGGGCCTGACCCAGCCGGGCATGACCATCGTCTGCGGTGACAGCCACACCAGCACCCACGGCGCGTTCGGCGCCCTGGCCTTCGGCATCGGCACCAGCCAGGTCGAGCACGTCCTGGCCACCCAGACCCTGCCGATGGCCCCCTTCAAGACGATGGCCGTCACCGTGAACGGCACGCTGCGGCCGGGAGTGTCCGCCAAGGACGTCATCCTCGCGGTCATCGCCAAGATCGGCACCGGCGGCGGCCAGGGCTACGTCATCGAGTACCGGGGCGAGGCCATCGAGGCCCTGTCCATGGAAGCCCGCATGACCGTGTGCAACATGTCCATCGAGGCGGGCGCCCGCGCCGGGATGATCGCCCCGGACCAGACCACGTTCGACTACATCCGCGGCCGGGCGCACGCGCCCCAGGGCGAGGACTTCGACGCCGCGGTCGAGCACTGGAAGAGCCTGCGCACCGACGAGGGCGCGGTCTTCGACGCCGAGGTCGTGCTGGACGCCGACGAGCTCAGCCCGTTCGTCACCTGGGGCACCAACCCCGGCCAGGGCGTGCCGCTGGACGCCTCCGTGCCCGACCCCGCCTCGTTCGAGGACCCCTCCGCCCGCGCCGCCGCCGAGAAGGCCCTGGCCTACATGGACCTCGCGGCCGGAACGCCGATGCGCGAGGTGAGCGTGGACACCGTCTTCCTGGGCTCGTGCACCAACGGCCGCATCGAGGACCTGCGCGCCGCCGCCGAGATCATCCGCGGCCGCAGGGTGGCCGAGGGCGTGCGCATGCTCGTCGTCCCCGGCTCCATGCGGGTCAAGGAGCAGGCCAACGAGGAGGGCCTGGGCCGGGTCTTCGAGGAGGCCGGCGCCGAGTGGCGCGAGGCCGGCTGCTCGATGTGCCTGGGCATGAACCCCGACCAGCTCAAGCCCGGCGAGCGCAGCGCCTCCACCTCCAACCGCAACTTCGAGGGCCGCCAGGGCCGCGGCGGACGCACCCACCTGGTGTCGCCGCAGGTCGCCGCCGCCACCGCGGTGCGCGGCACCCTGTCCTCGCCCGCCGACCTGGCCGCCCTCTAG
- the leuD gene encoding 3-isopropylmalate dehydratase small subunit, protein MEKFDVHTGRAVPLRASNVDTDQIIPAVYLKRVSRTGFEDGLFAEWRKSDPDFVLNRPEYQGASVLVAGPDFGTGSSREHAVWALQDYGFKTVLSSRFADIFRGNSLKGGLLTVLLAQEVIDRVWAAVEADPATEVTVDLVEREVRVPAADVREPFELDDYTRWRLLEGLDDIALTLRHTDEIGEFEGTRKPWLPVTL, encoded by the coding sequence ATGGAGAAGTTCGACGTCCACACCGGTCGGGCCGTGCCGCTGCGCGCGAGCAACGTCGACACCGACCAGATCATCCCGGCCGTCTACCTCAAGCGGGTCAGCCGGACCGGCTTCGAGGACGGCCTGTTCGCCGAGTGGCGCAAGTCCGACCCCGACTTCGTCCTCAACCGCCCCGAGTACCAGGGCGCGTCCGTGCTGGTGGCCGGGCCGGACTTCGGCACGGGCTCCTCGCGCGAGCACGCCGTGTGGGCGCTCCAGGACTACGGCTTCAAGACCGTGCTGTCCTCGCGCTTCGCCGACATCTTCCGCGGCAACTCGCTCAAGGGCGGCCTGCTGACGGTCCTGCTGGCCCAGGAGGTCATCGACCGCGTCTGGGCGGCCGTCGAGGCCGACCCCGCCACCGAGGTGACCGTGGACCTGGTCGAGCGCGAGGTGCGGGTTCCGGCGGCGGACGTGCGGGAGCCCTTCGAGCTGGACGACTACACCCGCTGGCGGCTCCTGGAGGGCCTGGACGACATCGCCCTGACCCTGCGCCACACGGACGAGATCGGGGAGTTCGAGGGCACCCGCAAGCCCTGGCTGCCGGTGACCCTCTAG